Within Streptomyces roseirectus, the genomic segment CCGCCGGGACCAGCTCCTCGACCAGGGTGTAGCCGGTGATCAGCGCGGGCGCGATGCACACACCGACCAGCAGTCCGAGCCCGGCGAGCAGCAGCACCGAGTGCGCCGCCCACAGCCCGGACGCGGCCAGCGCGAGCGCGCCGTACGCGACGAGCAGCCGGCGCCTCGGAGCGACCTTCCAGGCGATCGCGCCGCAGACGATCCCGGAGAGCATGTTGCCCGCCGCGAACGTGCCGTACAGGACGCCGTTCAGACCGGGCTCGCCGATCGACTCGGTGAACGCGGCCAGCGACACCTGCATACCGCCGAAGACGGACCCGATGCCGAGGAACGCGACGATCAGCACGCGCACCCCGGGGACGCGCAGGGCGGAGGCGTGCTCCACGCGCGCGTGCCCGTCCGCGGTGACCGGCGGCTGGGTGCGCTTCTGCGCGGCGAACAGCAGCCCGCCGACCAGCGTCAGGGCGGCCTCCGTGACGAGCCCGGCCGCCGGGTGGACGGCGGTGCACAGCGCGGTCGCCAGCAGTGGGCCGACGACGAACGTCAGCTCGTCGGTGACGGACTCGAAAGCCGCCGCCGTCGTCATCAGGGGCGAGTCCTTCAGCGTCACGCCCCACCGCGCGCGCACCATGGGCCCGACCTGCGGCACCGAGGCGCCCGTGGGGACGGCCGCCGCGAACAGCGCCCACAGAGGCGCGTCGGCGAGCGCGAGGGCGGTCAGCGTGAGGCCCGCCAGCGCGTGCACGACGACGCCGGGCAGCAGGACGGCCCGCTGCCCGTACCGGTCGGCGAGACGGCCGCTGAGGGGCGAGAACAGGGCCAGGGAGACGCCGGTGACGGCCGCCGCGGCGCCCGCCGCCCCGTAGGAGCCGGTGGTGTGCTGGACCAGCAGCACGATGGAAATGGTCAGCATCGCGAACGGCTGCCGTGCCGCGAAGCC encodes:
- a CDS encoding MFS transporter, whose translation is MASTVTKTSAEGRPGYGQLLRTRGAWTFLLPGFAARQPFAMLTISIVLLVQHTTGSYGAAGAAAAVTGVSLALFSPLSGRLADRYGQRAVLLPGVVVHALAGLTLTALALADAPLWALFAAAVPTGASVPQVGPMVRARWGVTLKDSPLMTTAAAFESVTDELTFVVGPLLATALCTAVHPAAGLVTEAALTLVGGLLFAAQKRTQPPVTADGHARVEHASALRVPGVRVLIVAFLGIGSVFGGMQVSLAAFTESIGEPGLNGVLYGTFAAGNMLSGIVCGAIAWKVAPRRRLLVAYGALALAASGLWAAHSVLLLAGLGLLVGVCIAPALITGYTLVEELVPAGARTEAFTWMTGAVALGQAAAVTVAGQLEDRFWGGSGFLVPLGGTVLALATVVALRSRLASPTRGRTVARGVGHRVPVAVD